The following DNA comes from Hyphococcus flavus.
TGATGGCGGCATCCTCTAACGCTTCATCACACGGTTTCGTATTGGTTGAAAAATCATTGGACGCGCTTTCAAAGCACACCGACGCTTCGCTGGCCCCAAAGGTCGAGACGGACATCTGCGCGGCCGCGGGCGAGCCTGACATGATCAGCGCAAATCCTATAAATAATCGTTGCATGAGAACCGTCCTATTAAAGGCCTTTCCAAGCTTAACCCTTACCGGGCTTCGCTAGGTGCGGCTATAGCGCCCTTCTCCGTTGCCTTGTGCGCTGCAACAACTATGTTGGCGGCAACATTCAGCAAATGAGAAAGGCACCTCCATGAGCATCCCCAGGAACGCCGTCATCACAGGTTCAACCTCAGGTATTGGTCTCGGCATCGCGACAGCATTCGCTGCTGAGGGGTTGAACGTGATGCTCAACGGTTTTGGCGATGCTGATGAAATCGAAAAGACCCGCGCAGGTCTTGAGGAAAATCACGGCGTCAAGGTGCTTTACAACGGCGCGGACATGACCAAACCGGAAGAGATCAGAAACCTGATTTCCGAAACGGAAAGCGCGTTCGGATCTGTGGATGTCCTCGTCAACAACGCCGGCATTCAGCACGTATCGCCCGTGGAAGAGTTTCCCGAAGCCAAATGGGATGCAATCATCGCCATCAATCTGTCATCGGCTTTTCATACAACGAAGGCTGTTTTTACAGCCATGAAGAAACGCGGCTTCGGGCGCATCATCAACGTTGCGTCCGCGCATGCGCTTGTCGCCTCGCCTTTTAAGTCTGCTTATGTGGCGGCGAAACATGGCGTACTGGGACTGACCAAGGCGGTCGCCCTCGAAGGGGCCGAACACGGCGTAACCTGCAACGCTATTTGCCCCGGTTATGTAAAAACGCCACTGGTTGAGGCGCAAATCCCCGATACCGCCAAGGCCCGCAATATGAGCGAAGAGGAAGTCGTGCAAAAAGTTATCCTTGAAGCACAGCCGACAAAAAAATTCGTGACGGTCGAACAGGTCGGCGCGCTCGCTGCATTTCTTGCTTCTGACAACGCCGCTTCCATCACTGGCGCAGCCTATCAGATCGATGGCGGTTGGGTCGCCAAGTAATGGCGAAAGCGAAAACGAAAAACATCAACCTCGCATTTCAGGGCGGCGGCGCGCACGGCGCCGTGACCTGGGGCGTGGCGGACAGGCTTTTAGAAGATGACAGGCTCGAAATCGATGCGATCTCAGGCTCCAGCGCTGGCGCGGTCAATGCGGCCGCTGTCGCCTATGGGCTTCACAAGAACGGATGCGAAGGCGCGCGCGAAACCCTGGACCGCTTATGGAAATCCATCAGCGACGCAGGCCGTTATTATAGCCCGGTACGCGCCAACCCGTTCCCAATAAGCGCTGGTGCAAACGACCTGGTAAATGCATTTTCCTATCGGATGTTTGAAACGGTCACGCGCGCCCTATCGCCTTATCAGTTCAACCCGTTCGATATAAACCCGCTCCGTGATATCCTTGAAACTTGCATCGACTTTAAAAGCCTGAGGACTTGCAAAACAACGAAGCTGTTTATCGCCGCAACGAATGTACGTTCCGGCAAGGTTCATGTTTTCAATACGAACGACGCGTCCACCGATGTCGTGTGCGCTTCCGCATGTCTCCCGTTTTTGTTCAAGGCCGTGGAAATCGACGGCGAGCATTATTGGGACGGCGGATATATGGGAAATCCGGTTTTGTACCCTTTTTTCTATGAAGCAAAGTCATCCGACATTGTGATCGTTCACGTAAACCCGATTGAGCGGGAAGAATTACCAAAAACCTCGTCCGAAATCATGAACCGGGTGAATGAAATCAGCTTCAACTCGTCGCTGCTGCGTGAGCTGCGCGCGATAAGCTTCGTTCATAAACTGCTCGACGACGGCTGGATCAAAGATGAATACCGTGACCGGCTTCGCGATATTCGCATACACTCAATTAGGTCTGACCTTGCACTCGCTGATTTCGATATTTCCAGCAAGTTCCGGACGGATTGGGCGTTTCTGACCAAACTGAAAGAACAAGGCCGCGAGATTGCCAACGCCTGGCTTGATGAAAATTTTGAAATGCTTGGTAATGAGTCTTCGGTAGACTTGCAGCAAATGTTTGCCTGAGCACAAAACCGCCGACCACTCCATAACAAGATTGTCATTAAGCGCGTGTCATGACCCAAGCTTAACTACAACAACAAACGATTGTAATTAACTTACTCCTTGCACGGCGCATTCACCCCACAGCGCCAAAGTAAATAAACGCAAGGAGTTAACTCATGTTACGTCAATCAATTCTCGGCATTTCCACTCTAGCGCTGATGACCGCTACAGCCTGCGCCGACGAAGGGACTAGAGCCAGCAGCGATGATACAGCATCCTCCTCAACCGAAACGGCCATAAAAACCAGCTCGCAATCCACTATTCTTGATGCCGCGCAAGTGAAGACAAAAAGCGAAGCAAAACTCTATGCTGAGTCAGAATTTAAACAGGCGGATATCAATAATGACGGTTCTGTCGACAAGAATGAATTCATCGCCTATGCCGCCGTACGTGCGCCAATGAACGTCACCGCAACGCCAGGTGAGCTGGATACAAAATCAATGAGCGACCAAAAATCCGCCATGACAGATGAACCGGAAAGCGCAGAACAGCAATTTTCGGAAATCAGTAATGGCGATGAGAAAATTTCCGAAACTGAAATGGTTGAAAGTCGTGTTGCCCAGTTCGAGGAAGCTGATGCTAATGACGATCAGCAACTCGACCAAACCGAACGTGAGAAATTTATTCAACTTGCACAACTGAAACCATCAGCTGGCACATCACTTTAATATTGGCGTTAAAAAGGCCCCCGCTATATCAAGCGGGGGCCTTTTTGTCTAAAATTCGCCGCGAATGCTGAACTTCACATTCCTGCCCGGCAGAGGCGTAAGGTCTTTCAGGAAAGATGTATGCAACCGCACCTCTTCGTCAGTCAGGTTATTACCTGACAATCGTAGAGATACTCTGGGCTGATTGCTGAACGGACGGAGCGTCAAGAACGCATTGAATACCTGATACCCGTCGGTAGGCAATTCAAAGTCAGTGACATCATCCTGGCTTCCCGCATATTCAAGCTCTGCCCGCACATCAGCAAAAGCAGAACGCGCCTCCAGCCCGATTATGCCAGATAGAGGGGGAATGCGAGGCAAGTTGTCATTACCGGTGACATCGATTGTTCCTTTAACAAGGTCAACAGATGCATCCGCGTGGATATCAAACGTTCCCGCCCGGAATAGCTCACCAGCCGCTTGCGCTTCAAAACCGCGGAACGTCGCATCATTGGCGAAGAACTGAAATACGGGCAACTCGTCTTCTTCCATTCCCGTGGCCGCCTCATAAATGAAGTCGTCATAAGACGTGTAGTAACCGCTGACGGAAAAGGTAAACCTGTCCGTGTTGACGCGGGCGGTCGCCTCAACGCCGGTTGCAACTTCTTCATCCAGCGTCGGATCGCCGATTTCAAAAGCGTTTGTGGCCAGGTGCGGCCCGTTTGAAAACAGCTCCTCAGTAGATGGCGCCCTTTCCGTACGGAACCCGGTCACGCCCATGAAGAAACTGTCGGTGGCCTGATATCCAATGCCGCCCGAAACCGAGAGACCGTTAAACTCACGTTCGAACCCGGTTTCTTCCACTTCGTGATTGGTGTTTTCATAGCGTCCGCCAAGCTCAAACCGCCATTGGCCGACGGAAAGTTCCTTCAAAGCAAATACGCCTAACTGGTTCGTATTTGTCGGCGGTACGAACGCCTCTTCACCAACTGCAGAGAAATCGCGTTTTCTGTATTGTAATCCGAGAGCGCCGTTCACCTCACCGCCAAGAGCATTGAACGGTTTATCGACAAGTTCGAAGCGACCCTCCCAACCTTCGTTAGTAAAGAGCGTGCCGATTTCACCGCTTGGTTCGATTTCAGCGTGCTCATAGTCGGCATAGCCAAAACGAATTTTAGCCTTCCGGAATAAGCCGAAGTCACCTTCAACTTCACCATTTAGATCGAGCCGGCGCTGGCGAAGATCGATGGTGACGCCGCCCTCTTCCTCCTCACCATGCTCTTCTTCGTCATGGTCTTCCTCATCGTGATCCTCGTCCTCTTCATCTTCGTGCTCATGGCCGTGTCCATGACCACCCGGGACGCCGTAGTTTGTATCCATCGCCGTGCCGGAGATGCCAAAAAACCCGTTATCGAAGATGAGAGAAAGGCCTGCAGATCCACCTTTCGTTTCATAGGCTGAGTTTTCTGCAGTGCCGAAAACTTCTTCTTCCTCTTCGTGATCGTGATCTTCTTCGTCTTCGTGATCTTCTTCAGCCTCTTCTAGGGCGCGAAGTCTCTCTGACTCTGCAAACCCTGGAATGTCATAGTCATCGGCATCGCGATAGAAACCATCACCATGGAAAACCAGCGCTGCCCCGCCTAGATCACCCAGTTTCAGATCAAATCCACCCGACGCTTCCACACCATTGTCGACTGTTGAACCTCCAACTCGGAGCGCACCGTCAATGCCTCCCTCAGGTTCCTGACTTGGGATGCGGCCATTAAATATATTGACGACACCTCCTGCAGCAGAAGATCCGTAAAGCAACATTGCCGAACCGCGAACGATTTCAATTTTCTCGGCTGTAGCTGGCTCAACAGCGGCTGCGTGATCAGGACTTGTAGCTGAAGCGTCAATCGAGCCGATACCAGCGTCAAGAACACGTATGCGATCTCCGGTTAAGCCTCGTATGACCGGACGGCTGGCGCCAGGGCCAAAATAGGTGGAAGAGATGCCAGGCTCACGACGCAGAGTTTCGCCAATGGAGTTTTCAAGCCTGCGTTGTAAATCCTCTCCGCTGACCACGGATGTGCTGATAATGGTCTCACCGACGGTCCGTTCAATCGGAGAGGCGGTTACGACAATACGGTCTTCTTCCTTATCGAAGGGTTCGTCCTGTGCGTGAACGCTATTCGAACAGAACATTGTAAGCGTCGCGGCGCTGGACAGCAGCAGATAGTTTTTCACTTTTAAATTCCCTCAAGCCTTTAACCGGCGCATGCGCCGGCATTTACAATCAAAACGTCAAATGTCGGATTGTTATCGGCTTGGGGGTCCACGCGGCCGGGCGGCGCGGATGGTCTGAAGAGCGTGTTCGGATTGCGTGATCTGATCGGCTGCTCGCCAAACAGTCAGTGAAAGCAGAACTGCGACAGCAGCGGTCGCGATCGCCTTATCCACATGAGGCGCAACCAGAGACAAGACGCAAACCTGTCCGCCATGATCGTGCGGGCCATCGCCATAGGCTGACGCGTGAGCAGAAACGAGTATTTGAGACAACGCAAAAACGGCGACAGCAGCGACAAGCACTGCGCCGATTTTAGAGCGCCAATGTAACAACGCATTTCGCGTCATTCCGTCTCCTGCCCTACTGGCTGCAAGACGTTATATTC
Coding sequences within:
- a CDS encoding 3-hydroxybutyrate dehydrogenase; this translates as MSIPRNAVITGSTSGIGLGIATAFAAEGLNVMLNGFGDADEIEKTRAGLEENHGVKVLYNGADMTKPEEIRNLISETESAFGSVDVLVNNAGIQHVSPVEEFPEAKWDAIIAINLSSAFHTTKAVFTAMKKRGFGRIINVASAHALVASPFKSAYVAAKHGVLGLTKAVALEGAEHGVTCNAICPGYVKTPLVEAQIPDTAKARNMSEEEVVQKVILEAQPTKKFVTVEQVGALAAFLASDNAASITGAAYQIDGGWVAK
- a CDS encoding patatin-like phospholipase family protein, which codes for MAKAKTKNINLAFQGGGAHGAVTWGVADRLLEDDRLEIDAISGSSAGAVNAAAVAYGLHKNGCEGARETLDRLWKSISDAGRYYSPVRANPFPISAGANDLVNAFSYRMFETVTRALSPYQFNPFDINPLRDILETCIDFKSLRTCKTTKLFIAATNVRSGKVHVFNTNDASTDVVCASACLPFLFKAVEIDGEHYWDGGYMGNPVLYPFFYEAKSSDIVIVHVNPIEREELPKTSSEIMNRVNEISFNSSLLRELRAISFVHKLLDDGWIKDEYRDRLRDIRIHSIRSDLALADFDISSKFRTDWAFLTKLKEQGREIANAWLDENFEMLGNESSVDLQQMFA
- a CDS encoding TonB-dependent receptor, which produces MKNYLLLSSAATLTMFCSNSVHAQDEPFDKEEDRIVVTASPIERTVGETIISTSVVSGEDLQRRLENSIGETLRREPGISSTYFGPGASRPVIRGLTGDRIRVLDAGIGSIDASATSPDHAAAVEPATAEKIEIVRGSAMLLYGSSAAGGVVNIFNGRIPSQEPEGGIDGALRVGGSTVDNGVEASGGFDLKLGDLGGAALVFHGDGFYRDADDYDIPGFAESERLRALEEAEEDHEDEEDHDHEEEEEVFGTAENSAYETKGGSAGLSLIFDNGFFGISGTAMDTNYGVPGGHGHGHEHEDEEDEDHDEEDHDEEEHGEEEEGGVTIDLRQRRLDLNGEVEGDFGLFRKAKIRFGYADYEHAEIEPSGEIGTLFTNEGWEGRFELVDKPFNALGGEVNGALGLQYRKRDFSAVGEEAFVPPTNTNQLGVFALKELSVGQWRFELGGRYENTNHEVEETGFEREFNGLSVSGGIGYQATDSFFMGVTGFRTERAPSTEELFSNGPHLATNAFEIGDPTLDEEVATGVEATARVNTDRFTFSVSGYYTSYDDFIYEAATGMEEDELPVFQFFANDATFRGFEAQAAGELFRAGTFDIHADASVDLVKGTIDVTGNDNLPRIPPLSGIIGLEARSAFADVRAELEYAGSQDDVTDFELPTDGYQVFNAFLTLRPFSNQPRVSLRLSGNNLTDEEVRLHTSFLKDLTPLPGRNVKFSIRGEF